In the Juglans microcarpa x Juglans regia isolate MS1-56 chromosome 6D, Jm3101_v1.0, whole genome shotgun sequence genome, one interval contains:
- the LOC121234023 gene encoding long-chain-alcohol oxidase FAO4A-like, with translation MEHPKKWMIRLALFLLSTWIGTFILCGRASLSSKVPYFQRFSQVSRQKREEIVISWSLSFFYKLRMLFRTMKLLVLYVFFTQVDEKDDNLSWKAIGYTGPDLKCKAQTQQSKTLKQTGFREWDDQKQEETLEDFCGPLYGGLINLKKPRDMAVDMLRGFGFPVVSVPSRKPNPSGSFNHSLAIKCDAVVIGSGSGGGVVAGVLAKAGYKVLVLEKGNYFARKNISLLEGPTMDQMYLSSGFLATDDTSVLILAGSTVGGGSTINWSASVRTPQHIIKDWSVCHELEIFDSELYKEAMDVVCEKMGVQSEFQDEGFQNAILRKGCQELGYPVNTIPRNSPPDHYCGWCCLGCKDGKKKGTSETWLVDLVSSGNGAILPGCEAIKVLNKRKKGRERNIATGVAFEYEYKGAKEICVVESKVTIVACGALSTPALLKRSGLKNANIGKNLHLHPVAMSWGYFPDKSPSHIWPEAEKKSYEGGIMTAMSPVVANFDGSGYGALIQTPSLHPGTFSVLMPWVSGTDMKNRMSKFSRTAHIFALARDKGSGTILSPTSVSYQMEVADEENLKKGIEKVLRILAAAGAEEIGTHHVKGKTLNVKKASSHEFEKFVNEESSRPLRGLSSPLCSAHQMGSCRMGVDPKKSVVNQVGETWEVEGLFIADTSVFPTALGVNPMVTVQAIAYCTAQSALEVLKRKNCR, from the exons ATGGAACACCCAAAGAAGTGGATGATCCGATTGGCACTGTTCCTTTTATCAACATGGATTGGGACCTTCATACTATGCGGGAGAGCAAGCCTTTCAAGCAAAGTCCCATACTTTCAAAGATTTTCTCAGGTGTCTAGGCAGAAACGGGAAGAAATCGTGATTTCCTGGTCTCTCAGTTTCTTCTATAAACTAAGAATGCTTTTCAGGACCATGAAGCTTCTCGTTCTATATGTTTTCTTCACTCAG gtGGATGAGAAGGATGATAACCTATCATGGAAAGCAATCGGCTACACTGGACCAGACTTAAAGTGCAAAGCCCAAACTCAGCAgtccaaaacattaaaacaaaCTGGATTCAGAGAATGGGATGatcaaaaacaagaagaaacacTAGAAGACTTTTGTGGACCTCTTTACGGAGGCCTCATTAATCTGAAGAAACCAAGGGACATGGCTGTTGATATGCTTCGAGGGTTTGGGTTTCCTGTCGTCTCAGTTCCCTCTCGGAAGCCCAATCCTTCAGGTTCATTTAATCATTCTTTAGCTATCAAATGTGATGCAGTTGTTATTGGTTCTGGCTCAGGTGGGGGAGTTGTTGCTGGTGTTTTGGCCAAGGCTGGCTACAAAGTGCTTGTCTTGGAGAAAGGAAATTACTTTGCCAGGAAAAATATCTCACTTCTTGAAGGCCCAACCATGGATCAAATGTATTTGTCTAGTGGTTTTTTGGCAACGGATGATACGAGTGTGCTAATTCTTGCAGGCTCCACAGTCGGCGGAGGCTCCACAATTAACTGGTCTGCCTCAGTTCGAACCCCTCAGCATATAATTAAGGACTGGAGTGTGTGCCATGAGCTAGAAATATTTGATAGTGAACTATACAAAGAAGCCATGGATGTTGTCTGCGAAAAAATGGGAGTTCAATCTGAATTCCAAGATGAAGGATTCCAAAACGCAATCCTTAGAAAAGGGTGTCAAGAATTGGGTTATCCTGTGAATACCATTCCTCGAAATTCACCACCAGATCATTATTGTGGTTGGTGTTGTCTTGGCTGCAAGGATGGGAAAAAGAAAGGCACCTCGGAGACATGGCTTGTGGATTTAGTAAGTTCAGGCAATGGTGCTATTCTTCCTGGTTGTGAGGCCATCAAAGTCttgaacaaaagaaagaaaggaagagagaggaatATAGCAACTGGGGTTGCTTTCGAGTACGAGTATAAAGGAGCAAAAGAAATTTGTGTAGTGGAGTCTAAGGTGACTATCGTTGCATGTGGCGCCCTCAGCACACCAGCATTGTTGAAAAGAAGTGGGTTGAAGAATGCCAACATTGGAAAGAACTTGCATCTACATCCAGTGGCAATGTCATGGGGCTATTTTCCGGACAAATCCCCATCCCATATTTGGCCAGAGGCAGAGAAGAAAAGCTATGAAGGAGGGATAATGACAGCAATGTCTCCAGTTGTTGCAAATTTTGATGGGTCTGGATATGGAGCATTGATACAGACACCTTCATTGCACCCCGGTACGTTCTCCGTGTTAATGCCGTGGGTTTCTGGCACAGATATGAAAAACCGAATGTCCAAGTTTTCTAGGACTGCCCATATATTTGCATTGGCAAGGGATAAAGGTTCGGGAACAATTCTTTCACCGACCTCGGTTAGTTACCAAATGGAAGTTGCCGATGAAGAGAATCTAAAGAAAGGGATAGAGAAGGTACTAAGGATTTTGGCAGCAGCCGGAGCTGAAGAAATCGGGACTCATCACGTAAAAGGAAAGACCCTAAACGTAAAGAAAGCAAGCTCTCATGAGTTTGAGAAATTCGTGAACGAGGAAAGTTCAAGGCCATTGAGAGGGCTTTCGTCTCCCTTATGTTCAGCGCATCAGATGGGTAGCTGCAGGATGGGGGTTGACCCAAAGAAATCAGTGGTGAACCAGGTGGGAGAGACATGGGAGGTGGAGGGGCTTTTCATAGCTGATACGAGTGTCTTTCCAACAGCTTTAGGTGTGAATCCAATGGTCACTGTTCAGGCTATTGCTTATTGCACTGCACAATCTGCTCTTGAAGTTCTTAAGAGGAAGAACTGCAGATAG